The following proteins are encoded in a genomic region of Mycolicibacterium rutilum:
- the mbp1 gene encoding microaggregate-binding protein 1 translates to MSSNNSGPEEAVKGVVEGVKGKAKEVLGAVAGRDDLYREGQAQQDKADAQRNAAEKEAEAESARAAAKTAEKRQEAEQR, encoded by the coding sequence ATGTCGTCGAACAACAGTGGTCCCGAAGAAGCCGTCAAGGGCGTCGTCGAAGGCGTGAAGGGCAAGGCCAAAGAGGTGCTCGGCGCGGTCGCGGGCCGCGACGATCTGTACCGCGAGGGCCAGGCTCAGCAGGACAAGGCCGACGCGCAGCGCAACGCCGCCGAGAAGGAGGCCGAGGCCGAAAGCGCTCGTGCGGCAGCCAAGACCGCCGAGAAGCGGCAGGAAGCCGAACAGCGGTAA